A single window of Salvia splendens isolate huo1 chromosome 6, SspV2, whole genome shotgun sequence DNA harbors:
- the LOC121807788 gene encoding probable inactive leucine-rich repeat receptor-like protein kinase At3g03770 isoform X2, with protein sequence MAKERIFLFIFLFLVQPIFSNQLGNSQFQALLKIKQQLNFPQDIAVEDEDQDFCNNEPTQILSLACYEGNITQLHITGLMGPLPSEIGGLVSLEILNVTSNQFGGSIPREMSFIKNLQTLILDHNRFEGEIPDWIGSLPSLRVLSVKNNSFSGSFPRAFSSMVNLRALVLTANNLSGEVAELHNLTNLQVLDLEGNNLGPQFPSIPKKIVSLVLRKNRFHSIMSLDDVSSWYQLQRLDISSNELVGAFSPSLLSLPSLTYLDIGGNKLTGKLLQNMSCNAGLTFVNLSENRLTGDLPDCLNETSYGKRVVLYDGNCLSSTYLHQNPVPFCHSEALAVGISPRKKEKRPHGIAVLASTLVGAVVGTVTLVGLTILFVKRELAKRHTHPGKAPQTRLIVDKVSPGLTLQLLKDARYISETIKLGALGLSPYRTFVVDELKEATDNFNVLHLIGEGSYGQVYKGWLTDGTAIAIRSLKVKRKHSIQTYTHQLELNSKLRHSHLVSAIGHCIECHQDDSSISRILLVSEYVPNGTLRNYISDGQSRHKFTWTQRIAAGIGVARGIIFLHTGIVPGVYSNRLKITDVLLDHNLHVKIKKFNLPLLVENRKSGQVEDRHCGSKPKSGSMSGGEEKHDVYDFGVILLEMIVGRMISSLNDINISKDILSVSLVADSMARRSIVDPAVHKECSEDSLRTLMELCLRCLSNKLQERPSMEDVVWNLQFAAQVEDTWHRNSSSNRSSPCLNNPAEP encoded by the exons ATGGCTAAAGAAAGAATCTTTCTCTTCATCTTCTTGTTTTTGGTGCAGCCCATTTTCTCAAACCAGTTGGGGAATTCCCAGTTCCAAGCCCTTTTGAAGATCAAGCAGCAGCTCAACTTCCCTCAGGATATAGCAGTGGAAGATGAGGATCAAGATTTCTGCAACAATGAGCCAACTCAGATTCTCTCTCTTGCTTGCTATGAAGGAAACATCACTCAGCTCCACATCACTG GGCTAATGGGGCCATTGCCTTCAGAAATTGGGGGTTTGGTTTCATTGGAGATATTGAATGTTACCTCAAATCAGTTTGGTGGTTCAATCCCTAGAGAAATGTCATTTATTAAGAATCTGCAGACTCTTATATTGGATCACAATAGATTTGAAGGTGAGATTCCTGATTGGATTGGCTCTTTGCCTTCATTAAGGGTGTTGAGTGTGAAGAACAACTCATTCAGTGGCTCATTTCCGAGGGCATTTTCGTCCATGGTGAATCTTAGGGCTCTTGTGCTAACTGCAAATAATCTGTCTGGTGAAGTGGCTGAGCTTCACAACTTGACAAATCTCCAAGTTCTTGATTTGGAAGGCAACAATCTTGGACCTCAGTTTCCTAGTATTCCCAAAAAGATTGTTTCTTTAGTGCTTAGGAAGAATAGGTTTCACTCCATTATGTCATTAGATGATGTGAGCTCTTGGTATCAGCTCCAGAGGCTTGATATCTCCTCGAATGAGCTCGTGGGGGCGTTCTCCCCGTCTCTGCTGTCACTCCCGTCTCTGACTTACTTGGACATCGGTGGGAACAAGCTCACTGGTAAGCTCTTGCAGAACATGTCTTGCAATGCAGGGCTCACATTTGTGAATCTGTCTGAAAATCGGCTGACTGGCGACTTGCCTGACTGCCTCAACGAGACTAGTTACGGGAAGAGGGTTGTGTTGTATGATGGGAATTGTTTGTCTTCGACATACCTGCATCAGAATCCTGTGCCGTTTTGTCACAGTGAGGCTCTGGCCGTGGGGATCTCGCCTCGGAAGAAGGAGAAGAGGCCTCATGGTATAGCAGTTCTTGCTTCAACTTTGGTTGGGGCTGTTGTTGGCACAGTCACACTTGTTGGCCTCACAATCCTGTTTGTGAAGAGGGAACTCGCGAAGCGCCATACACACCCGGGGAAAGCTCCTCAGACGAGGCTGATTGTCGATAAGGTGTCACCTGGGCTCACACTTCAGCTTCTCAAGGATGCAA GGTATATTTCCGAGACAATCAAGTTGGGAGCTCTTGGCCTTTCACCGTATAGAACATTTGTTGTAGACGAGCTCAAGGAGGCTACGGACAACTTCAACGTGTTACATCTCATAGGTGAAGGTTCTTATGGGCAG GTGTACAAAGGATGGCTCACAGATGGGACTGCCATTGCCATAAGAAGTCTGAAAGTGAAGAGAAAACACAGCATCCAAACTTACACACATCAACTTGAGTTGAACTCAAAACTCAGGCATTCCCATCTGGTTAGTGCGATTGGCCACTGCATTGAGTGCCATCAAGATGATTCAAGCATCAGCCGGATTCTACTTGTGTCTGAATACGTCCCAAATGGAACTCTCCGGAACTATATATCAG ATGGACAATCAAGACACAAGTTCACTTGGACACAAAGGATAGCAGCCGGGATTGGAGTAGCCCGTGGAATCATCTTCCTCCACACGGGGATAGTACCCGGTGTGTACTCAAATCGCCTCAAAATAACAGACGTTCTTCTCGACCACAACCTCCATGTGAAGATCAAGAAATTCAACTTACCCCTGTTGGTGGAGAATAGGAAATCA GGCCAAGTAGAAGACCGGCATTGTGGATCGAAGCCAAAGTCAGGATCAAT GTCGGGCGGTGAGGAGAAGCACGACGTCTATGACTTTGGGGTGATCCTACTAGAAATGATCGTTGGAAGAATGATAAGCTCTCTCAATGATATCAATATTTCCAAGGATATT CTATCAGTGAGCCTAGTGGCGGATTCTATGGCTCGAAGAAGCATTGTGGATCCCGCGGTTCACAAGGAATGCTCGGAGGATTCACTCAGGACTCTGATGGAGCTGTGCTTGAGATGCCTGTCAAACAAGCTACAAGAGAGGCCTTCTATGGAGGACGTCGTGTGGAACTTGCAGTTCGCGGCTCAGGTTGAGGATACGTGGCATCGGAACTCCAGCAGCAATCGAAGCTCTCCATGCCTTAACAATCCAGCTGAACCTTGA
- the LOC121807788 gene encoding probable inactive leucine-rich repeat receptor-like protein kinase At3g03770 isoform X1, with translation MAKERIFLFIFLFLVQPIFSNQLGNSQFQALLKIKQQLNFPQDIAVEDEDQDFCNNEPTQILSLACYEGNITQLHITGNYWFPHLSQDFSAAALFSNIAELPNLKVLSLVSLGLMGPLPSEIGGLVSLEILNVTSNQFGGSIPREMSFIKNLQTLILDHNRFEGEIPDWIGSLPSLRVLSVKNNSFSGSFPRAFSSMVNLRALVLTANNLSGEVAELHNLTNLQVLDLEGNNLGPQFPSIPKKIVSLVLRKNRFHSIMSLDDVSSWYQLQRLDISSNELVGAFSPSLLSLPSLTYLDIGGNKLTGKLLQNMSCNAGLTFVNLSENRLTGDLPDCLNETSYGKRVVLYDGNCLSSTYLHQNPVPFCHSEALAVGISPRKKEKRPHGIAVLASTLVGAVVGTVTLVGLTILFVKRELAKRHTHPGKAPQTRLIVDKVSPGLTLQLLKDARYISETIKLGALGLSPYRTFVVDELKEATDNFNVLHLIGEGSYGQVYKGWLTDGTAIAIRSLKVKRKHSIQTYTHQLELNSKLRHSHLVSAIGHCIECHQDDSSISRILLVSEYVPNGTLRNYISDGQSRHKFTWTQRIAAGIGVARGIIFLHTGIVPGVYSNRLKITDVLLDHNLHVKIKKFNLPLLVENRKSGQVEDRHCGSKPKSGSMSGGEEKHDVYDFGVILLEMIVGRMISSLNDINISKDILSVSLVADSMARRSIVDPAVHKECSEDSLRTLMELCLRCLSNKLQERPSMEDVVWNLQFAAQVEDTWHRNSSSNRSSPCLNNPAEP, from the exons ATGGCTAAAGAAAGAATCTTTCTCTTCATCTTCTTGTTTTTGGTGCAGCCCATTTTCTCAAACCAGTTGGGGAATTCCCAGTTCCAAGCCCTTTTGAAGATCAAGCAGCAGCTCAACTTCCCTCAGGATATAGCAGTGGAAGATGAGGATCAAGATTTCTGCAACAATGAGCCAACTCAGATTCTCTCTCTTGCTTGCTATGAAGGAAACATCACTCAGCTCCACATCACTGGTAACTACTGGTTCCCTCACTTGAGCCAAGATTTCTCAGCTGCTGCATTGTTCTCAAATATTGCTGAGCTCCCAAATTTAAAGGTGCTGTCTTTGGTATCACTAGGGCTAATGGGGCCATTGCCTTCAGAAATTGGGGGTTTGGTTTCATTGGAGATATTGAATGTTACCTCAAATCAGTTTGGTGGTTCAATCCCTAGAGAAATGTCATTTATTAAGAATCTGCAGACTCTTATATTGGATCACAATAGATTTGAAGGTGAGATTCCTGATTGGATTGGCTCTTTGCCTTCATTAAGGGTGTTGAGTGTGAAGAACAACTCATTCAGTGGCTCATTTCCGAGGGCATTTTCGTCCATGGTGAATCTTAGGGCTCTTGTGCTAACTGCAAATAATCTGTCTGGTGAAGTGGCTGAGCTTCACAACTTGACAAATCTCCAAGTTCTTGATTTGGAAGGCAACAATCTTGGACCTCAGTTTCCTAGTATTCCCAAAAAGATTGTTTCTTTAGTGCTTAGGAAGAATAGGTTTCACTCCATTATGTCATTAGATGATGTGAGCTCTTGGTATCAGCTCCAGAGGCTTGATATCTCCTCGAATGAGCTCGTGGGGGCGTTCTCCCCGTCTCTGCTGTCACTCCCGTCTCTGACTTACTTGGACATCGGTGGGAACAAGCTCACTGGTAAGCTCTTGCAGAACATGTCTTGCAATGCAGGGCTCACATTTGTGAATCTGTCTGAAAATCGGCTGACTGGCGACTTGCCTGACTGCCTCAACGAGACTAGTTACGGGAAGAGGGTTGTGTTGTATGATGGGAATTGTTTGTCTTCGACATACCTGCATCAGAATCCTGTGCCGTTTTGTCACAGTGAGGCTCTGGCCGTGGGGATCTCGCCTCGGAAGAAGGAGAAGAGGCCTCATGGTATAGCAGTTCTTGCTTCAACTTTGGTTGGGGCTGTTGTTGGCACAGTCACACTTGTTGGCCTCACAATCCTGTTTGTGAAGAGGGAACTCGCGAAGCGCCATACACACCCGGGGAAAGCTCCTCAGACGAGGCTGATTGTCGATAAGGTGTCACCTGGGCTCACACTTCAGCTTCTCAAGGATGCAA GGTATATTTCCGAGACAATCAAGTTGGGAGCTCTTGGCCTTTCACCGTATAGAACATTTGTTGTAGACGAGCTCAAGGAGGCTACGGACAACTTCAACGTGTTACATCTCATAGGTGAAGGTTCTTATGGGCAG GTGTACAAAGGATGGCTCACAGATGGGACTGCCATTGCCATAAGAAGTCTGAAAGTGAAGAGAAAACACAGCATCCAAACTTACACACATCAACTTGAGTTGAACTCAAAACTCAGGCATTCCCATCTGGTTAGTGCGATTGGCCACTGCATTGAGTGCCATCAAGATGATTCAAGCATCAGCCGGATTCTACTTGTGTCTGAATACGTCCCAAATGGAACTCTCCGGAACTATATATCAG ATGGACAATCAAGACACAAGTTCACTTGGACACAAAGGATAGCAGCCGGGATTGGAGTAGCCCGTGGAATCATCTTCCTCCACACGGGGATAGTACCCGGTGTGTACTCAAATCGCCTCAAAATAACAGACGTTCTTCTCGACCACAACCTCCATGTGAAGATCAAGAAATTCAACTTACCCCTGTTGGTGGAGAATAGGAAATCA GGCCAAGTAGAAGACCGGCATTGTGGATCGAAGCCAAAGTCAGGATCAAT GTCGGGCGGTGAGGAGAAGCACGACGTCTATGACTTTGGGGTGATCCTACTAGAAATGATCGTTGGAAGAATGATAAGCTCTCTCAATGATATCAATATTTCCAAGGATATT CTATCAGTGAGCCTAGTGGCGGATTCTATGGCTCGAAGAAGCATTGTGGATCCCGCGGTTCACAAGGAATGCTCGGAGGATTCACTCAGGACTCTGATGGAGCTGTGCTTGAGATGCCTGTCAAACAAGCTACAAGAGAGGCCTTCTATGGAGGACGTCGTGTGGAACTTGCAGTTCGCGGCTCAGGTTGAGGATACGTGGCATCGGAACTCCAGCAGCAATCGAAGCTCTCCATGCCTTAACAATCCAGCTGAACCTTGA
- the LOC121807977 gene encoding uncharacterized protein LOC121807977: MLHNAGHLSKSHRRGRKGADWAKVHKFYIEEWDLRHHRFQANFDHATMTMDGSINPGYMAWFNRITVSYLVQPATQSTVGMNESASSMMKLVETIQGIWHLTSEHDTDPRLRQIRAMAAEALRTTDHTDVMEYPTSQRRNVVMPPRPPTSLRHGLPGVRTGGHGITRQHRLSQQQPPQPDYAVPEPLSPEHDPPGWSQLSGASHEPSQWGARASCDSFFGGGSDWGATQPGRDSYFQNYQFVDPVGEEEGGEEEEEEEGGEEEEVGGEEEDEVIFRRTSEGSSRPAMKSSSSAIGRAMHNVLRGLSTRKNKGKAPTKFTPSSR; the protein is encoded by the exons ATGCTACATAATGCCGGACATCTGTCTAAAAGTCACCGCCGTGGGAGGAAGGGCGCCGATTGGGCTAAGGTACATAAATTCTACATTGAAGAATGGGATTTGAGACACCACAGGTTCCAAGCAAATTTTGATCATGCCACGATGACCATGGATGGTAGCATTAATCCGGGCTATATGGCGTGGTTCAATAGGATCACAGTGTCGTACCTAGTTCAACCTGCGACACAGTCAACGGTTGGGATGAACGAGTCAGCATCTTCTATGATGAAATTG GTCGAGACCATTCAGGGGATATGGCATTTGACCTCTGAACACGACACAGACCCTCGATTACGGCAGATTCGTGCAATGGCTGCTGAGGCGCTTCGTACGACGGACCATACTGATGTGATGGAGTATCCAACATCGCAACGGCGAAATGTGGTCATGCCGCCACGCCCACCAACTTCTCTTCGTCATGGACTGCCGGGTGTCCGGACGGGAGGACACGGGATTACACGACAGCATAGGTTGTCGCAGCAGCAACCGCCGCAACCTGATTATGCGGTACCAGAGCCCTTGAGTCCGGAGCACGATCCCCCAGGATGGTCTCAGTTGAGTGGTGCAAGCCACGAGCCCTCGCAATGGGGAGCACGGGCATCATGTGATTCGTTCTTTGGCGGTGGGTCTGATTGGGGTGCAACTCAACCAGGGCGTGATTCATACTTTCAAAATTATCAATTTGTTGATCCTGTGGGGGAAGAAGagggcggggaagaagaagaagaagaagagggcggggaagaagaagaagtcggcggggaagaagaagacgaagtAATATTCCGACGAACGTCCGAGGGATCCTCACGACCAGCTATGAAGAGTTCATCAAGTGCGATTGGGAGGGCTATGCACAATGTATTAAGGGGATTGTCAACAAGGAAGAACAAAGGGAAAGCTCCGACAAAGTTCACGCCTTCATCTAGATAG